In Dioscorea cayenensis subsp. rotundata cultivar TDr96_F1 chromosome 11, TDr96_F1_v2_PseudoChromosome.rev07_lg8_w22 25.fasta, whole genome shotgun sequence, a single genomic region encodes these proteins:
- the LOC120272139 gene encoding tricetin 3',4',5'-O-trimethyltransferase-like, giving the protein MGSSATTTTNITISEKADEEACLHAMQLVSSSILPMTFKAAIELNLFNIISAASPNSLSATEITSLLPSSTPSTPIMLDRILRLLSSYSILTCSLSTDPISGAVTHRYAAAPVVKYLAQNEDGFTLSALGLMNQDKVLMESWYYLKDTVLNGGIPFNMAHGMTSFEYHGTDPRFNKVFNEGMKNHSAIIMKRILEKYRGFDDVKVLVDVGGGVGGTLAQVVAKHKHIKGINFDLPHVISEAAPIPGVEHIGGDMFESVPSGDAIFMKWILHDWSDEHGLKILKNCWKALPENGKVILVECILPVAPENTFAAQSVFHLDMIMLAHNPGGKERTAQEFESMAKQAGFSAMKPYFSFAGAWVIELFK; this is encoded by the exons atggGCTCCtctgccaccaccaccaccaacatcaccatCTCCGAGAAGGCGGACGAGGAAGCATGCCTCCATGCGATGCAACTTGTCAGCTCATCTATACTCCCCATGACTTTCAAAGCCGCCATCGAACTTAACCTCTTCAACATCATCTCCGCCGCCTCCCCCAACTCCCTCTCCGCCACCGAAATCACTTCCCTCCTCCCTTCCTCCACTCCTTCAACCCCAATCATGCTTGACCGCATCCTCCGTCTCCTCTCCAGCTACTCTATCCTCACCTGCTCCCTCTCCACTGACCCCATCTCCGGCGCCGTCACCCACCGTTACGCCGCCGCCCCCGTCGTCAAATACCTCGCCCAAAACGAAGATGGCTTCACTCTATCCGCTCTTGGCCTGATGAACCAAGACAAGGTCTTAATGGAAAGCTGGTACTATCTTAAGGACACTGTCCTTAATGGAGGGATACCCTTCAACATGGCTCATGGTATGACTTCGTTTGAGTACCATGGTACTGATCCAAGGTTCAATAAGGTCTTTAATGAAGGCATGAAGAATCATTCAGCTATCATAATGAAGAGAATTCTTGAAAAATATAGAGGGTTTGATGATGTGAAGGTGCTTGTTGatgttggtggtggtgttggtggTACTCTTGCTCAAGTTGTTGCTAAACATAAGCATATTAAGGGTATTAATTTTGATCTCCCTCATGTTATCTCTGAAGCTGCCCCTATTccag GTGTGGAGCATATTGGTGGGGATATGTTTGAGAGTGTTCCAAGTGGGGATGCCATTTTCATGAAG TGGATTCTACATGATTGGAGTGATGAGCATGGATTGAAAATACTGAAAAATTGTTGGAAAGCTTTGCCTGAAAATGGAAAAGTGATACTGGTAGAGTGCATACTTCCAGTGGCACCAGAGAATACATTTGCAGCACAAAGTGTGTTTCATTTGGATATGATTATGTTGGCTCATAATCCTGGTGGTAAAGAGAGGACTGCACAAGAATTTGAGTCTATGGCTAAACAAGCTGGTTTTTCTGCTATGAAACCTTATTTCAGTTTTGCTGGGGCTTGGGTTATTGAACTGTTTAAATGA